In one Silene latifolia isolate original U9 population chromosome 10, ASM4854445v1, whole genome shotgun sequence genomic region, the following are encoded:
- the LOC141608832 gene encoding receptor like protein 24-like encodes MGNTVISCLRIYTFILFNTRWCRCNENSPNNSTERCIPSERAALLNFKHNLTYFDKDVSSSWIGEECCNWGRVVCDSKTGHVLELDLSGDGTNSFLKMNKLESLVYLLQLKQLESLDLRFNDFTYSSIPRFMGLMKELRFPSKLEYLDLSNNKLSGKMPTSILGKLSKLRSLDISYNPLEGTILSKTHFANLSTLTYLCMSHTMLTLNLPSNWVPPFQLLELFADTCKINGQIPPWLQTQKYLYKLHLSSANISGFMPNWFHTMQQLDWVVLSDNKLSGSPIYPINFSTINLSNNSLSGLIFPKGSKAEVYHQANEINLSNNYINGSFPEGLGHIMPYLTILYLSNNQIEGPIPNSLCHFTSLVTLDLQNNSLTGVIPNCWGLGQIMLNLRGLILSNNQIKGPIPESLCQLTSLIFVDIQNNSLSGEISDCWANTPLSFIRLSYNKLKGRIPCFNNIISNKFEISDGFYLHLNDNMLSGGIPVKKV; translated from the exons ATGGGGAACACAGTAATAAGTTGCCTACGGATTTACACATTTATCCTTTTCAATACAAGATGGTGTCGCTGCAATGAGAACTCGCCCAATAACTCAACCGAGAGGTGTATACCTTCTGAAAGAGCGGCACTACTCAACTTCAAGCACAACCTCACCTATTTCGACAAAGACGTTTCATCTTCTTGGATAGGTGAGGAATGTTGCAATTGGGGTCGGGTGGTCTGTGATAGCAAAACCGGACATGTTCTCGAACTCGATCTTAGTGGAGATGGGACTAATagtttccttaaaatgaacaagCTCGAGTCATTGGTGTACTTGCTTCAGCTAAAACAACTGGAGAGCTTGGACTTGAGATTCAATGATTTCACTTATAGCTCAATCCCGAGATTTATGGGTTTGATGAAGGAACTCAG ATTTCCATCAAAATTGGAGTACTTGGACCTTTCTAATAATAAGTTAAGTGGCAAAATGCCAACATCAATATTAGGAAAACTTTCAAAGCTGCGAAGTTTAGATATTAGCTACAATCCATTGGAAGGCACAATTTTGTCTAAAACCCACTTTGCTAACCTCTCAACCTTGACATATTTATGCATGTCTCATACGATGCTAACACTCAACCTGCCTTCCAATTGGGTGCCTCCATTCCAACTTCTAGAATTATTTGCCGATACCTGCAAAATCAACGGACAAATTCCTCCGTGGCTTCAAACTCAAAAGTACCTATATAAGCTACATTTATCTAGTGCAAATATCTCCGGGTTCATGCCCAACTGGTTTCATACAATGCAACAACTTGACTGGGTGGTTCTTTCTGACAACAAGCTTAGCGGGTCTCCTATTTACCCCATTAACTTTTCCACAATCAACCTCTCTAATAACTCTTTGTCTGGGTTAATTTTTCCAAAAGGCAGTAAAGCTGAAGTCTATCATCAAGCGAACGAGATAAATCTCTCAAATAATTACATTAATGGGTCATTTCCAGAAGGATTAGGTCATATAATGCCTTACTTGACAATCCTATACCTTTCGAATAATCAAATCGAGGGTCCAATCCCTAATTCTTTATGTCATTTTACATCATTGGTTACTTTAGATCTGCAAAATAATAGTTTAACGGGTGTGATTCCAAATTGTTGGGGATTAGGACAGATAATGCTTAATTTACGAGGCCTAATCCTTTCCAATAATCAAATCAAGGGTCCAATCCCTGAGTCTTTGTGCCAACTTACATCGTTGATTTTTGTAGATATTCAAAATAATAGTTTATCGGGAGAAATTTCAGATTGTTGGGCGAATACACCTCTTTCATTTATACGTCTCTCGTACAACAAGCTCAAAGGACGTATTCCTTGCTTTAATAACATAATTTCCAACAAGTTTGAGATAAGTGATGGATTTTATTTGCATTTAAATGACAACATGTTGAGCGGAGGCATCCCTGTAAAGAAGGTGTAA
- the LOC141608831 gene encoding receptor-like protein EIX2 translates to MPNLTTLILSNNQISGQIPNSLCQLESLNSLDINNNSLSGEIPNCLANLSSLSLVRLSYNKLKGHFPCFNNSGSYQNGIGVEFYLHLNDNMLIGEMPSCLRSLTNLKVLDIGGNKLSGKMLKWFSAEKLKELQILRLRGNKFSGTIPRHICSLPHLQIVDLGHNHFTGSIPPCLSNLTAMTLNLSQASHLNDAISEVIQGIERAYTSTQLYLVDIDLSCNNLMGSIPDNLTKIVGLLNLNLSYNQLSGMIPENIGDLKSLISLDLSMNELTGRIPTSIGEIPTLSHLNLSYNNLSGPIPTGNQLQVLSDQASIYAGNPYLCGDLLPKKCKSKVNEQDKDKSNRGKGDNKEKLEKMELVLVVMSGFATDFWGVVGSLVLKRRWRHAVFRRVEDGYNWLYVVVAVRVAKARRINRK, encoded by the coding sequence ATGCCCAACTTGACAACTCTGATCCTTTCTAATAATCAAATTAGTGGTCAAATCCCCAATTCTTTGTGCCAACTTGAGTCTTTAAATTCTCTAGACATCAATAATAATAGTTTATCAGGCGAAATTCCAAATTGTTTAGCCAATTTGTCAAGTCTTTCACTTGTACGTCTCTCATACAACAAGCTAAAAGGACATTTTCCTTGCTTTAATAATAGTGGTTCCTACCAAAATGGTATTGGTGTAGAATTTTACTTGCATTTGAATGACAACATGCTCATTGGAGAAATGCCTTCATGCTTGAGGAGTCTCACAAATTTGAAAGTTTTAGACATTGGTGGAAATAAGCTCTCAGGCAAAATGCTTAAGTGGTTTAGTGCCGAAAAATTGAAGGAACTACAAATACTTAGGCTAAGAGGAAACAAGTTTAGTGGCACTATTCCTAGGCATATATGCTCTTTGCCTCATCTCCAAATCGTAGACCTTGGACATAACCATTTTACGGGATCCATTCCTCCTTGTTTAAGTAACCTTACAGCCATGACCCTTAATCTGTCACAAGCTAGCCATTTAAATGATGCTATTAGTGAGGTAATTCAGGGAATAGAGCGTGCATATACAAGCACGCAACTATATTTGGTGGATATAGACCTCTCCTGCAATAACTTGATGGGTAGCATTCCTGACAACTTGACAAAGATCGTTGGCTTGTTAAATCTCAACTTGTCATATAATCAGCTATCTGGAATGATTCCCGAGAATATTGGGGATTTGAAGTCATTGATCTCACTTGACTTGTCAATGAATGAACTCACGGGAAGAATCCCAACAAGCATAGGTGAAATACCTACGTTAAGCCATCTTAACCTCTCCTACAACAATTTATCAGGCCCAATCCCGACTGGCAATCAGCTACAAGTCCTGTCTGATCAAGCCTCAATATATGCCGGAAATCCTTATCTTTGTGGGGATTTGTTGCCTAAGAAGTGTAAAAGTAAAGTGAACGAGCAAGACAAGGATAAGAGCAATAGAGGCAAAGGCGATAATAAGGAGAAGCTTGAGAAAATGGAGCTGGTCCTGGTTGTGATGTCGGGATTTGCGACTGATTTTTGGGGTGTTGTTGGGAGTTTGGTGTTGAAAAGGAGGTGGAGGCATGCAGTTTTCCGGCGTGTGGAAGATGGTTATAACTGGTTGTATGTGGTAGTTGCAGTGAGGGTGGCCAAAGCTAGGAGGATCAACAGGAAATGA